The following are from one region of the Dreissena polymorpha isolate Duluth1 chromosome 2, UMN_Dpol_1.0, whole genome shotgun sequence genome:
- the LOC127870274 gene encoding protocadherin Fat 3-like yields the protein MIKTIAIVDYEVQDSYRLVIEARDDGKTLSLSSTCVVEINIIDINDYPPLFSQNKYVKKLYEEVPIYTYVLQVSASDADRIVPNSDIVYHIFGGNEKGVFTIDPPKSGMIKTIAIVDYEVQDSCRLVIEARDDGKTLSLSSTCVVEIIIIDINDNPPLFSQNKYVKKLYEEVPINTYVLQVSASDADSIGPNSDIVYRIVGGNETGVLTKDPPKSGMIKTIAIVYYEVQNSYRLVIKARDNGTVSLSSTCVVEINIIDINDNPPLFSQNKYVTEMYEEGPINTYVMKVSASDADSIGPNSDIVYRIIG from the exons ATGATCAAGACAATCGCGATCGTAGATTACGAGGTGCAGGACTCGTACAGACTTGTTATAGAGGCCAGAGACGATGGGAAGACACTGTCCCTGTCGAGTACTTGCGTTGTGGAGATCAACATTATTGACATCAACGACTACCCGCCCTTGTTCTCACAGAACAAATACGTGAAAAAGTTGTATGAGGAAGTGCCGATTTACACTTATGTTTTGCAG GTTTCTGCAAGTGATGCTGACAGAATCGTGCCAAACTCTGACATCGTCTACCACATCTTTGGCGGAAACGAGAAGGGCGTCTTCACCATAGACCCGCCGAAAAGTGGAATGATCAAGACAATCGCGATCGTAGATTACGAGGTGCAGGACTCATGCAGACTTGTTATAGAGGCCAGAGACGATGGGAAGACACTGTCTCTTTCGAGTACTTGCGTTGTGGAGATCATCATTATTGACATCAACGACAACCCGCCCTTGTTCTCACAAAACAAATACGTGAAAAAGTTGTATGAGGAAGTGCCGATTAACACTTATGTCTTGCAG GTTTCTGCAAGTGATGCTGACAGCATCGGGCCAAACTCTGACATTGTCTACCGCATCGTTGGCGGAAACGAGACGGGCGTACTCACCAAAGACCCGCCGAAAAGTGGAATGATCAAGACAATCGCGATCGTATATTACGAGGTGCAGAACTCGTACAGACTTGTTATAAAGGCCAGAGACAATGGAACAGTGTCGCTGTCAAGTACTTGCGTTGTGGAGATCAACATTATTGACATCAACGACAACCCACCCTTGTTCTCACAGAACAAATACGTGACCGAGATGTATGAGGAAGGGCCGATTAACACTTATGTTATGAAG GTTTCTGCAAGTGATGCTGACAGCATCGGGCCAAACTCTGACATCGTTTACCGCATTATTGGCTGA